ATGAGATGACTTTGGTTTTGGCTTTGGTATTGTAGAAGAATTTGCCTTGGGTTTGATATAATATTGCGCCGAGCGGTGATCATTAATTTTAGTTTTGTAATAAAATTCCGATAGGGCTCGGATATTGGATGTGGTGTTCACTTTAGCCTTGTCAAAGTACTGCGGACGGAGAAAGCGGGGTGCCGCGCAAACCGGGCATACTGAGAGCTTCTCAACGCGGATGGCAAAGCTCCAACCAATGAGTTTGTTCAAGTGGTGGGACGTGCGGCTCACATGCAGTGGGTAATTGCAGTTCTCCCCACTGCGTGGACGGAAGCGATGGCTCGTCAATAAATGGGCTACGGCCCCACAACGTCGAAGATTGACGTGAGAGTTGCGACATGACAACACAGGAATCTGGCCACTCGGTTGGGGAAAGATTGCGCACAGTTAAGGTCAGGCGCCTAGATTTCGCCCGGCATGGCATCCGACGCTGGGCGCTGGACGCCCCTGCGAACGAGCGCCTGGTGGATGCCGGGGCGGCAGCCATCCTGCTGCAGGGATGGCTGCTCTGGGATGTGCCGCCCGATCAACCCGTGCACGTGGTGGTAGCCAGACTGGACGACGCCGAGGCTCGGTTACTTGCCTTCAATTGCAAACGCCCGGATGTCATCGAGCGTGTCCTGCTTGAGCAAGCTGTGGGGCACCCGCAATTGTGCTGTGGCTTCGCCTGGCGGATTCCGCTGCCTCTGGAAGGATTCCGGTTGGGCATACAGGTTGGACAGTCCTTGCCGGTGTGGCTGGCTGAGGTGGAGTTTGTCACGCCCATGCAAGTGATCGTCGGGCCGGAGAACTGGCTGTTTCTGGACAACGATACCAATCGCAGCGTAGATCAATACACCGGCAAGCGGCTGCTGGACGCGGATGAACTGCACCGCTGGAGCGCGTACCTAGCAGGATGTCGCACGCTAGCGACGCGCGTAGGCGCACGCCACGCTCTGGTCCTGGCGCCGTCCAAGGAAGAGGTACTGCCTCATCGCTACCCGTACAAGCGCGCGCACATTACGGTGCTGGACCAGGTGTGCACGCTCGCCCAGCCTGAAGACCATGTCGTGAATGCAGCGCCGGTGCTGGCAGCGCACAAGCCGCCAGAGGCCTGCTTCAAGGTGACCGACACGCACTGGTCCGATCGCGGAGCGATGCTGGCTACGCTGGCAGCCTTGCCGCACCTGGGCGTGGACGTGGCGCAGGCCCGGGCCTTGTTCTCGCACGACGCGTACGAAGCGGTGAACGAAGTGGGGGACCTGGGTTGCAAGCTGCTCCCTGCGCGTAGCGCGCCGACTGAGTTTCTGAAGTGCCCTGTCCCGGAGGCTGGCGCTTCATTTGACAACCGGCTGCCGAACATTGGGCGAACGCTCGTTTTCGAGAACGAGGGGGCGGTGTATCAGCGGCGCCTGTTGTTGTTCGGAGCGTCGTCGAGCTACCCGATGCTGAAGTACCTGAAGCGCTTGTTCCAGCGTGTAGTGTTTGTTCACAGCGCCGCACAGGTTGACGTTCGGGTGGTGGAGCATGAGCAGCCGAACGCGCTGCTGCTGCAATCAAACGGCCGTTTTCTGGTTCAGGCACCTCACCTGCACTTTGTCTTGCAGCACGCCATGCAAACCAAGCTCGCCGAGGCGTCACCTGCGCTTCGGCAGCATGTGCGCGTACTGCTGGACGCGGCGCCGACAGAGGGACCGAATGTGCTGTACCACCAGATGCTGGCGAAAGCGACCAAGAATTAGCAACTATGGGTATCAATCGATATGTGTGGATGATTGCCGCAATGGTCAGCGCGCTGGCGGGATGCGGCGGTGGGGAGGGTAACGAACCCGCGGCGCCGGTTGCGGCGCAGGTGCCCCTCGTCGCGCCA
This genomic window from Cupriavidus oxalaticus contains:
- a CDS encoding alginate O-acetyltransferase AlgX-related protein, yielding MTTQESGHSVGERLRTVKVRRLDFARHGIRRWALDAPANERLVDAGAAAILLQGWLLWDVPPDQPVHVVVARLDDAEARLLAFNCKRPDVIERVLLEQAVGHPQLCCGFAWRIPLPLEGFRLGIQVGQSLPVWLAEVEFVTPMQVIVGPENWLFLDNDTNRSVDQYTGKRLLDADELHRWSAYLAGCRTLATRVGARHALVLAPSKEEVLPHRYPYKRAHITVLDQVCTLAQPEDHVVNAAPVLAAHKPPEACFKVTDTHWSDRGAMLATLAALPHLGVDVAQARALFSHDAYEAVNEVGDLGCKLLPARSAPTEFLKCPVPEAGASFDNRLPNIGRTLVFENEGAVYQRRLLLFGASSSYPMLKYLKRLFQRVVFVHSAAQVDVRVVEHEQPNALLLQSNGRFLVQAPHLHFVLQHAMQTKLAEASPALRQHVRVLLDAAPTEGPNVLYHQMLAKATKN